A stretch of DNA from Gimesia chilikensis:
GTGCTCAAGCATGCGCCGGCCCTGGGTGCCGTCACGAGTCCGACTGTGAACTGCTATAAACGACTGCAGCTTGGTTCCGGTCTCTATTCCAGCCGGAGCGGATACACGTGGACGCCGGCGTTTGTGTCGTATGGGGATAACAATCGCACGCAGATGATTCGGACCGCGGGGCCCGGGCATTTTGAAGACCGGACGGTCTCGGCGGGATGCAACCCATATCTCGCGTTAGCCGCTTACCTCGCAGCAGGCCTGGACGGGATTGAAAACCAGATCGATCCCGGCGAACCAAACCTGGGCAATCTCTATGAAAAGACGCCTGCGGAAATTCTGGAGCAGGGAATCAGGATTCTGCCTCAGTCTTTGTGGGAGGCGATTCAGGAACTCAGACAGGACACGGTCATTCAAGGAGCCCTGGGTGTGATTGCCGATGAGTTTATCGAACTGAAAACGCAAGAGTGGGAAACCTACGATCGGCAGGTAACGCAGTGGGAGATCGATGAGTACCTGACGTTTTTCTGATCGCGATACTGTCTGTAAAAGGTGATTTGCAGAAAATCGATATGAATGCGAGTTCTGGTTCTTCTCTGAAAACAGGATGTGTTATAGTGCAACGAGCAGAGAGATCGTCATCGGACTGACGATTTCCCGTTGTCACCTGTTAGAACGGAAGCGACCTGAGCTGATCATGACTCAAGCAACAGAACACGAACCTGCCGGCGAGGACCACGCCGGTCACTCACATGGCCTGACACATGCGGATTCCCTGCGGGGTGTGAGCAGTTCGCGGCTGATCTGGGCGATCGTTCTGAATCAGTTGCTGACGGTCGGGCAGGTGGTCGCGGGAATTTATTCGGGCAGTGTGGCGCTGCTGTCTGATGCTGCTCACAATTTCAATGATGCCAACGCGCTGTTGATTGCCTACATAGCACGACGGATTTCCCTAAAACAAGCCAACGAACGGTTCACCTTTGGTTATCGCCGGGCCGAGATGATTGGTGCTTTGATCAACCTGACGCTGCTGGCGATCGTCGGCCTGTACCTGGTTTATGAAGGGATCTCCCGTTTTTTCGAACCGGAACATGTGATGGGTTCGGTGATGGCCTATACCGCGATTCTGGCCCTGGTGGTCGACGTCGGATCGGCACTGCTGTTGTGGTCGATGAGCAAGGGTTCTTTAAATGTCCGGGCCGCATTTTTCCATAACATTGTCGACGCGTTAGGCAGTATCGCGGTCCTGGTGGGTGCAGCGGCGATTATCTGGTTTGGGTGGAACTGGGTCGATCCGCTGATTACCGTGCTGATCTCGGGTTATATTCTCTGGGAGGTCTATAAGATGCTCCCGCAGGCGATGCGGATGCTGATGGAAGGAACCCCCGCTGACTTCGATATTCCAGCCCTTGTCGAACGCGTCGAAGCGCTTGCCGACATCGAAGAGATCCACCATCTGCACCTGTGGGAACTGGATGAAGAGCACACAGCGCTGGAGGCACACGTGGTCATCCGGAAACAGAATGCAGAGCAGATGGAGATCATCAAGCAGCAGATCAAGGAATTACTGGTACACGAATTTCAGATTGAACACTCGACACTGGAATTCGAATTCGCTGACGCAGCAGAAAACCAGTGCCACGATACGCGGGTGATTCCCGAGCATTGATGGCACTGGTATTTTGTGCTTTTCTCTTTAGGTGCTACTGAGTATCGTTCAACTGGTCAGCGAAGCACTTTTGGAAGCCAGCTGTTCGAGTAGATCTTTCCAGGAATCGACGAACGACTCGGCGCCATCTTTCTGCAGTTTTGCGGCGAGGGCATCGCAGTCGACGCCTTCGCGGGTGAACTCACCTAACAGGGAGCCGCTTTCGCCGCCGTCGTCTGCCAGCAGTTCTCCGGTCTCGCCGTGATCGGCAAACGCGTGCAGTGTTTCTTCGGGCATCGTATTCACGGTGAAAGGGGAGGCCAGTGATGTGATGTAAAGAACGTCAGAAGCGTTGGGATCTTTCGCCCCGGTACTGGCCCAGAGCAGACGCTGCATCTGCGCACCACAGTTGAAGATCCGCTGCCAGCGGGGTGAATTCATCAGCTCTTTATAGGCTTTGTAACACTGCTGACCAATGGCGATACCCAGGCGGTCATGCAGGTTTTCGGGAACCTGATCAACGACAGCGCGGTCCCAGCGACTGATAAACAGGGAAGCGACCGACCCCACGACCGGATTCAGACCCGCTTCGATGCGGCGTTCAATCCCACGCAGGTAGGCTTCTGCAGCAGCTACGTAGTGTTCGGGAGAAAAGAGCAGCGTGACATTCACGGGAATGCCGGCGAAGATCGATTCTTCAATGGCGGGCAGACCTTCTGTCGTCCCCGGAATTTTGATAAGGACATTCGACCGTCCTGCGCGTTCATGCAGGTCTATCGCC
This window harbors:
- a CDS encoding cation diffusion facilitator family transporter, translated to MTQATEHEPAGEDHAGHSHGLTHADSLRGVSSSRLIWAIVLNQLLTVGQVVAGIYSGSVALLSDAAHNFNDANALLIAYIARRISLKQANERFTFGYRRAEMIGALINLTLLAIVGLYLVYEGISRFFEPEHVMGSVMAYTAILALVVDVGSALLLWSMSKGSLNVRAAFFHNIVDALGSIAVLVGAAAIIWFGWNWVDPLITVLISGYILWEVYKMLPQAMRMLMEGTPADFDIPALVERVEALADIEEIHHLHLWELDEEHTALEAHVVIRKQNAEQMEIIKQQIKELLVHEFQIEHSTLEFEFADAAENQCHDTRVIPEH
- the tal gene encoding transaldolase, whose product is MPATQQLHDLGQSLWIDNITRDMLKEGTLQQYIEELSLTGLTSNPTIFQKAIKSSKLYDDSILELRNQGREGEQLFFELALQDIQEAADLFLPVWERTAGVDGWVSLEVSPTLAYDTAGTIASAIDLHERAGRSNVLIKIPGTTEGLPAIEESIFAGIPVNVTLLFSPEHYVAAAEAYLRGIERRIEAGLNPVVGSVASLFISRWDRAVVDQVPENLHDRLGIAIGQQCYKAYKELMNSPRWQRIFNCGAQMQRLLWASTGAKDPNASDVLYITSLASPFTVNTMPEETLHAFADHGETGELLADDGGESGSLLGEFTREGVDCDALAAKLQKDGAESFVDSWKDLLEQLASKSASLTS